From the Clupea harengus chromosome 15, Ch_v2.0.2, whole genome shotgun sequence genome, one window contains:
- the fam166c gene encoding protein FAM166C: MASRQNGTLFTHNNATYIAPALMPGYGGHVPTITFMYGHTYGNTTSKCFQESRFTSMTLSTATNVRGGNFQSTLSSEGHLTTVLPARTRQQELQNFSQLTQRHRENYKDCTGACLPISYFQLPVKESEKYPQETIALGPLRPAEEETVRRYQTLPAGIRTSTDNRVMRDVFFERR; encoded by the exons ATGGCTTCTCGGCAGAACGGAACACTTTTCACCCATAACAACGCCACCTACATCGCGCCCGCCCTGATGCCTGG CTATGGAGGTCACGTTCCCACCATCACGTTCATGTACGGTCACACATATGGGAACACCACCAGCAAGTGCTTCCAGGAATCCCGTTTCACATCAATGACCTTAAGCACCGCGACGAACGTCAGGGGAGGGAACTTCCAATCCACCCTGTCCAGCGAAGGGCACCTGACAACGGTCCTGCCTGCACGGACTCGCCAGCAGGAACTACAGAACTTTTCCCAA ctgaCTCAAAGACACCGTGAGAACTACAAAGACTGCACCGGGGCATGCCTGCCTATCAGCTACTTCCAGCTCCccgtgaaagagagtgagaagtaCCCTCAGGAGACCAT TGCCCTCGGTCCCCTGAGGCCGGCGGAAGAGGAAACGGTTCGGCGCTACCAGACCCTGCCCGCCGGAATCAGAACATCAACAGATAACCGTGTGATGCGGGATGTGTTCTTTGAGCGAAGATGA